A genomic window from Bombus pyrosoma isolate SC7728 linkage group LG8, ASM1482585v1, whole genome shotgun sequence includes:
- the LOC122570086 gene encoding protein lifeguard 3-like: MEENQEAQKFIPGPPQLPPLYKGQKIKTGPYTTTVTDEMVAQRERENEQLYRAWREQQRRRAMALDDDDSEYMGDFKDDTVRRSFIRKIFCILTFQLLFTSGIIAVFLFVDAARKFMIIHWYMWIIAMICFTISFCAISISERARRTPPFNYIWLTKLTLSMSYLAAFVSVFLEVEVILMALGMTTLITLGIGLIATFSKFDLTMRTGLLMIFGLASVVSIFVIMIVLLFTYIRVLHIIISVIGMILLSMYLYFDVQTIMGGRRIELSPDEVVFATAQIYVDIVLLYQYVLLFMARAVLQYKAERKVLDMQVISVPYRYTGRGLARLLTETAFTYVVVNYLYMYLTCEYMQKYYLAIKNPALEEYIVGPPHILEGPDSEPLDPDIIYELPDPEDFLIYSS, encoded by the exons ATGGAAGAGAATCAAGAGGCTCAAAAATTTATACCAGGTCCTCCACAACTTCCCCCTTTGTATAAAGGGCAGAAGATAAAAACA ggGCCATACACTACTACAGTTACGGATGAAATGGTAGCacaaagagaaagggagaacgAACAATTATACAGAGCTTGGCGTGAACAACAGCGAAGAAGAGCAATGGCGCTAGATGATGATGATTCAGAATATATGGGCGACTTTAAAGATGACACAGTGAGAAGaagttttattagaaaaattttctgtatattaacatttcaatTACTATTTACCTCTGGCATCATTGCGGTCTTTTTGTTTGT GGATGCTGCcagaaaatttatgataattcaTTGGTATATGTGGATTATAGCTAT gaTATGCTTCACCATTTCTTTTTGCGCTATATCTATATCTGAAAGAGCTAGACGGACTCCACCTTTCAATTATATATGGCTAACTAAATTG acACTTTCTATGTCATATTTAGCTGCTTTTGTATCAGTCTTTTTAGAAGTTGAAGTAATATTGATGGCATTAGGTATGACAACTTTAATTACATTAGGAATAGGTCTTATCGCAACATTTTCTAAG TTTGATTTAACAATGAGAACAGGACTGTTGATGATCTTTGGACTGGCTTCtgttgtttcaatttttgtgATAATGATAGTTCTgctatttacatatataagaGTGTTACATATAATAATCTCAGTTATAggaatgattttattatcaatg TACTTGTATTTTGATGTGCAAACAATTATGGGTGGAAGAAGAATAGAATTAAGTCCGGATGAAGTTGTATTTGCAACAGCACAAATTTATGTTGACATAGTACTGTTATACCAATACGTGTTATTGTTTATGG CAAGGGCAGTATTACAATACAAAGCAGAGAGGAAGGTTTTAGACATGCAAGTGATTAGTGTACCCTATAGATATACAGGAAGAGGTTTAGCTCGCTTGCTTACAgag ACTGCATTTACATATGTTGttgtgaattatttatatatgtacttgaCATGTGAGTACATGCAGAAGTATTATCTTGCAATTAAGAATCCAGCTCTTGAAGAATATATTGTTGGACCACCACATATTTTAGAAGGACCTGATTCAGAACCCTTAGACCCTGACATTATATATGAATTACCTGATCCAGAagattttttgatatattcttcttaa
- the LOC122570079 gene encoding tetratricopeptide repeat protein 21B-like, which produces MEEIEYITLIEWFCHQFYYNGMLVYCKEACEVYPANEYLRILLSLAYILTGKVQEAIKECSNLMNNADTTLTALLLQNIAYMKTENVEKATIIQIETRIRDEKRKSSSNALALAALVLLLSQKADKARDYVEKAYKLDSSNKNVLLTKAWVDLFITNENDSSEPNLFEVVLVQDSKNINALLGSAKYKQQRGDYTGAISTLNSLIVRYPKLCLPLVEKLCNQLALKDWDQVLETANRIMSIDSNNLDARKAHAFVYLCRDGNYNEGLKHLQSFFRNMIITETKNVTVLVNNIQLFSRLACKHQGILLEVSRTIEKALQQNPKSADLMVELGNLYVSLGKVKDAENWYRSAVRINESSFAALMGLAHCQLLDTSIDALGLAQQQVDFLMEIQSSSVDAELLFMSAKLSSNNSIKVLNYLNNAATIILDNCKYVPYGYDYMKKLNPDLCLEISKQRLVYSVTSDVTNSEENVSNYREPSLYLLEQLSEAYPGLSISQLLLSKAKMQSGNLEESSYILRNLLDNVDSSNAEAHLLMAQILARQGNYQSASQSLEVGLSYNFKIRDNPIYHLITGMVQKETNDIEGSITSFQSAMSLAEMQSHKNTSEASDISTSDMATLYLELISAYGKMRHFNEAIDIIQDANIKLGNTSEKGRILIGNAELLLEMGELDEAIDCLSKVTSDQLYYLQAHTRLAEINLKHKKDRLAFAMCFRELVEHCPGPKTYSMLGDAYISIQEPERAIEAYEQALKQNPTNKVHIASKLGKALIKTHQYTKAINYYRDVMKQENFKSLKLDLAKLFIKLKQYDKAEATLIQELQDGRRDSDLKSLEVRSQLLLLLAKTREKADNINGALSALKEAKENQHRYIQRMGGSNLEEEKQLLANICLTMADHSSSLRDYDQAITYYKEALNHKPADVNALLSLAKLYMQTNNLDRCAQSCTALLNADPNNEAASIMMADLAFRKVDFDTAAFHFRQLLLKQPTYWTALARLIEVSRRTGDMDDLEEWLHRAKLGMSGANLTPGYYYCAGLLDWRMGRLNSALRQFNFARRDPEWGQQAIYNMIEICLDPDDDSSLSNEIFNDDDAEYQDSRTMALKTAYRLLQELNPKGSPHEMLTHRLLSNFFLLATKQKSNVEKALQDCTALASQEALRDHVGPALGMAMAHILLKQTPRARNHLKRVSKNTWTFEDAEYLERCWLLLADIYVQSNKYELANDLLRRVLQHNATCVRAHELSGYIAEKEQNYREAASQYSEAWKYGGKSKLSVAYKLAYCSMKAKAYADGIEACNEVLKQSPDYPRIKKEILEKCINNLRT; this is translated from the exons ATGGAGGAAATAGAGTATATTACTTTAATTGAATGGTTTTGTCATCAATTTTACTACAATGGCATGTTAGTTTATTGCAAAGAAGCATGTGAAGTATATCCAGCAAACGAATATCTAAGAATTCTTTTAAGTCTTGCATACATATTAACTGGAAAAGTACAAGAAGCAATCAAAGAATGTTCAAACTTAATGAACAATGCAGATACCACATTGACAGCATTGCTTCTTCAAAATATTGCATATATGAAAactgaaaatgttgaaaaggCCACTATAATACAAATCGAAACAAGAATTAGAGATGAGAAACGAAAATCGTCTTCAAACGCATTAGCTTTAGCAGCCTTAGTGTTGCTTTTATCTCAAAAAGCTGACAAAGCTAGAGATTATGTAGAGAAGGCTTACAAGCTTGATTCATCCAATAAAAACGTGTTATTAACAAAAGCTTGGgtggatttatttattacaaacgaAAATGATTCGAGTGAGCCAAACTTGTTTGAAGTTGTTTTAGTACAAGattcaaagaatataaatgCTTTGCTTGGCTCTGCAAAATACAAACAACAGCGAGGTGACTATACAGGAGCAATATCAACATTGAATTCTTTAATTGTACGATATCCTAAATTATGTCTACCCTTGGTAGAAAAATTGTGCAATCAACTCGCATTGAAAGATTGGGACCAAGTTCTGGAGACCGCTAATAGAATAATGTCGATCGACTCGAATAATTTGGATGCAAGAAAAGCACATGCATTTGTATATCTTTGCAGGGATGGAAATTATAATGAAGGACTAAAACATTTACAGTCATTCTTcagaaatatgataattacaGAAACAAAGAACGTCACAGTTTTGGTgaacaatattcaattattttcacgattaGCTTGCAAACATCAAGGGATTTTATTGGAGGTTTCTAGGACCATTGAAAAGGCATTACAACAGAATCCAAAAAGTGCAGATCTCATGGTGGAATTAGGAAACTTGTATGTTTCACTGGGTAAAGTGAAAGATGCAGAAAATTGGTACAGAAGCGCTGTTCGAATAAACGAATCGTCGTTTGCTGCTTTGATGGGACTAGCCCATTGTCAGCTTTTAGATACTTCAATTGATGCCTTGGGCTTGGCACAGCAGCAAGTAGATTTTTTGATGGAGATACAGTCTAGTTCAGTGGATGCAGAATTGCTTTTTATGTCTGCCAAATTGAGCTCCAATAATTCCATTAAAGTCCTGAATTATTTGAACAATGCAGCTACGATCATACTAGACAACTGTAAATATGTACCATATGGTTAtgattatatgaaaaaattaaatcctGATTTATGTTTAGAAATTTCCAAACAACGTTTAGTTTATTCTGTAACAAGTGATGTAACAAATTCTGAGGAAAATGTATCCAATTACAGAGAACCAAGTTTGTATTTGTTAGAGCAATTATCAGAAGCATACCCTGGTTTGAGTATTTCACAGTTACTACTGAGTAAAGCTAAAATGCAAAGTGGAAATTTAGAAGAATCTTCATACATACTAAGAAATCTTTTAGACAATGTGGATTCATCCAATGCGGAAGCGCATTTACTAATGGCGCAGATTCTAGCTCGTCAAGGGAATTACCAGTCAGCTTCACAAAGTCTTGAAGTTGGTTTAAGTTACAATTTCAAGATCAGAGACAATCCGATTTATCACTTAATTACTGGCATGGttcaaaaagaaacaaatgataTAGAGGGCTCAATAACAAGTTTTCAGTCAGCTATGTCATTAGCTGAGATGCAATCACATAAAAATACTTCAGAAGCTTCAGATATTTCAACATCAGATATGGCAACTTTGTACCTGGAACTAATTTCTGCTTATGGAAAAATGAGACATTTCAATGAGGCAATTGACATAATACAAGatgcaaatataaaacttgGGAATACTTCAGAGAAAGGTAGAATATTAATAGGAAATGCAGAGTTACTTTTAGAAATGGGAGAGTTGGATGAAGCCATTGATTGCTTGTCAAAAGTAACCTCAGACCAACTTTATTATTTGCAAGCACATACGCGTTTAGCCgagataaatttgaaacacaAAAAGGATCGTCTCGCTTTTGCTATGTGTTTCAG agAATTGGTTGAACATTGTCCTGGTCCTAAGACATATAGTATGCTTGGTGATGCATATATCTCTATACAAGAGCCGGAGAGAGCAATAGAAGCATATGAGCAAGCTTTGAAACAGAATCCTACAAATAAAGTACATATAGCAAGTAAGCTAGGAAAGGCACTTATAAAGACGCATCAGTACACAAAAGCCATAAATTATTACAGAGATGTGATGAAACAAGAGAACTTTAAAAGCTTGAAATTGGATCTTGCAAAGTTGTTCATAAAGTTGAAACAGTATGATAAAGCAGAAGCTACATTGATTCAAGAATTACAag aCGGTCGACGAGATTCTGATTTAAAAAGCTTAGAAGTGCGTAGTCAGCTTTTGCTGTTGCTTGCTAAAACACGAGAAAAAGCAGATAATATTAATGGTGCTTTGTCAGCATTGAAGGAAGCCAAGGAAAATCAACATAGATACATTCAACGCATGGGAGGTTCTAACTTGGAAGAGGAAAAACAACTTCTTGCAAATATCTGTTTAACAATGGCTGATCATTCCTCTTCTCTAAGAGATTATGATCAAGCTATTACGTACTATAAAGAAGCACTGAATCATAAGCCTGCGGATGTAAATGCTTTGTTATCCTTAGCAAAACTTTATATGCAG ACAAATAATTTGGATCGATGTGCTCAAAGCTGTACAGCTTTATTGAACGCGGATCCCAACAATGAAGCTGCTTCCATAATGATGGCAGATCTTGCATTTAGAAAAGTTGATTTTGATACAGCAGCATTTCACTTTCGACAACTATTGCTGAAGCAGCCAACTTACTGGACCGCTTTAGCGAGATTAATAGAAGTTTCTCGTCGAACAg gGGATATGGACGACCTTGAAGAATGGCTTCATCGAGCAAAACTAGGAATGAGTGGTGCAAATTTAACACCTGGCTATTATTATTGCGCGGGTTTATTGGATTGGCGTATGGGTCGATTAAATTCCGCGCTTCGTCAGTTCAATTTCGCGAGACGTGATCCTGAGTGGGGTCAACAGGCAATATACAATATGATCGAGATTTGTTTAGATCCGGATGATGATTCTTCGCtctctaatgaaatttttaacgacgATGATGCTGAATATCAAGACTCTAGAACGATGGCTCTGAAAACAGCCTATCGTTTGCTACAG GAATTAAATCCTAAAGGTAGTCCACATGAAATGTTGACGCACAGATTGTTAAgcaatttctttctccttgCTACAAAGCAAAAATCCAATGTGGAAAAAGCATTGCAGGATTGCACTGCTTTAGCTAGTCAAGAGGCATTGAGAGATCACGTAGGACCAGCTTTAGGCATGGCTATGGCCCACATTCTTTTGAAACAAACTCCTAGAGCTCGAAACCATCTAAAACGTGTCAGTAAAAACACATGGACCTTTGAGGATGCAGAATACCTGGAACGTTGTTGGTTACTTTTAGCAGATATTTATGTTCAATCCAACAAATATGAATTGGCAAATGATCTTTTAAGACGTGTTTTACAACATAATGCCACTTGTGTTAGAGCTCATGAATTGTCTGGATATATTGCAGAAAAAGAGCAAAATTATCGTGAAGCTGCATCACAGTATAGCGAAGCATGGAAGTATGGtggaaaatcgaaattgtCTGTGGCTTATAAATTAGCTTATTGCTCAATGAAAGCGAAAGCTTACGCAGACGGGATAGAAGCTTGTAATGAAGTTTTGAAACAGAGTCCTGATTATCCACGTATCAAGAAGGAGattttggaaaaatgtattaataactTACGTacttaa